The following proteins are encoded in a genomic region of Channa argus isolate prfri chromosome 3, Channa argus male v1.0, whole genome shotgun sequence:
- the pld5 gene encoding inactive phospholipase D5 isoform X2 codes for MAGPTTQEPLKTQHKCIANFALCCCFAVLVALIFSSVYIWGDSEDGISEENCSNDCHIVLLENIPDDLSLSVDGRAHLPLSVGFHTLLDQAKQTVEVVSPVWDLNSWDLKTTPSAAKQGQLLFQRLLSLKSRGVKLMIASSLTNSAELKMLAAHNAEVHFVNMTALTRGGLRSSFWTVDQKHFYIGSADMDWRSLSKRKELGVAVYNCSCLALDLHRVFSFYWQLHERDYIPSIWSKRVTALYGKHDALELQLNATKASAYVSTSPELFCSKDRTRDTDAIYQVIQSAKTFIFISVTDYLPLVNRSFRGTLITRYWSFIDEAIREAVVLRGVRVRLLISFWKKTHPLTFNFVTSLKSLCMQLHNCSLEVRFFSHRAQQDDIQHGLNHNKYMVTDSAVYIGNHDWVGSDFAINAGVGLVIRMKTSLKDRGVTILEHLKAAFERDWGSRYAKSL; via the exons ACCCAGCACAAGTGCATTGCCAACTTtgccctctgctgctgctttgctgtGCTGGTGGCGCTGATCTTTTCATCTGTGTACATCTGGGGGGACAGTGAGGATGGAATCTCAGAGGAAAACTGCAGCAACGACTGCCA CATCGTACTTTTGGAAAACATTCCCGACgacctctctctctccgtgGATGGCAGAgcccacctccctctctctgttggcTTTCACACACTGTTGGACCAGGCAAAGCAAACGGTTGAGGTGGTGTCACCTGTCTGGGACTTAAACTCCTGGGACTTGAAAACAACGCCAAGTGCTGCCAAACAG GGTCAGCTTTTGTTCCAGAGGCTGCTCAGCCTGAAATCTCGTGGGGTTAAACTTATGATTGCCAGCAGTCTGACTAACTCTGCTGAACTGAAGATGCTGGCAGCACACA ATGCAGAGGTCCATTTCGTCAACATGACAGCTTTAACGAGGGGAGGACTTCGTTCCTCATTCTGGACGGTGGATCAGAAGCACTTTTACATTGGGAGTGCCGACATGGACTGGAGGTCGCTCTCCAAG AGGAAAGAGCTGGGGGTGGCAGTGTATAACTGCAGCTGTCTGGCTCTGGACCTCCACAGagtcttttcattttactggcAGCTCCATGAGAGGGACTACATCCCCTCCATCTGGTCAAAGAGAGTTACAGCCCTCTACGGGAAGCATGATGCCCTGGAGTTGCAACTCAATGCTACCAAGGCCTCTGCCTATGTGTCT ACCTCCCCCGAACTCTTTTGTTCCAAAGATCGCACCAGAGATACAGACGCCATTTATCAAGTCATCCAGAGCGCAAAGACGTTCATCTTCATTTCTGTGACAGACTACCTGCCGCTGGTGAACAGGAGTTTTAGAGGAACCTTAATCACAAG GTATTGGTCATTCATCGATGAAGCTATCAGGGAGGCCGTGGTCCTGAGGGGAGTAAGAGTTCGTCTGCTGATAAGTTTCTGGAAAAAGACTCACCCTCTCACCTTTAACTTTGTCACCTCCCTCAAGTCGCTCTGCATGCAGCTGCACAACTGTTCTCTCGAGGTG AGATTTTTTAGTCACAGGGCGCAGCAGGATGATATTCAACATGGGCTCAACCACAACAAGTACATGGTGACCGACAGCGCTGTCTACATCG GTAACCATGACTGGGTTGGCAGTGACTTTGCAATTAATGCAGGAGTTGGGTTGGTCATCAGGATGAAAACCAGTCTCAAAGACAGGGGTGTGACAATCCTGGAGCATCTAAAGGCGGCTTTTGAAAGAGACTGGGGGTCACGTTACGCTAAGAGCCTATAA